Proteins encoded within one genomic window of Cytophagales bacterium:
- a CDS encoding two-component regulator propeller domain-containing protein — protein MSQPKRFVGFVLLWLTILFGGWSQSSPPDLYFKHYFEKFSITNISSIVQDTSGFVWIGTAAGLNRFDGLEFSIFEASQSDTTSLTDNRINDLMIDRQGRLWIATYQDLMWYDHATNHFRVVDRFDDPVLEIDALTLEEDQQGAIWIGTLHGLYQTNNSFQHLIRPGDHYARLNEMQINDLFFDKQDHLWIGTNHQLIKTDHQQQQVILDEVEVTAISQLGQSIWVGTRSKGLFQLSITGEIMDQFHLAGATEEGNSNRIFDILPDSQGLLWVGTEIGGLQLYQPGLNQFYAYYKGLDEGSLKSNSVWEVFEDRSGRIWLGTNNQGVFVHDENYSKFEQVTPQRGQTQQLKFGTVSAFLPVSKGLWIGTDGGGVSVYDSITGKFDFFDKTRSGGSLGSDEVLTMYQDSEEDIWVGNWGGGLNRYEAKQQHFQTYLHDDSDPQSIGSDNVFAIREDQEGGIWCTTWGKGLSRLDKTSGAFSHIGYEAYNPNYLSSDLTYDLEIDSDGNLWVATVLGLDKVILFADTFRVTHFTHNPEDPTSLSSLNVNSILIDSRERIWVGTKFGLNILQSENEGFERFFKEDGLSDNDIKSVTEDDQGDFWVATGNGLTKVSNKNGQWIFEVFDESDGILSREFFNNASLKTSTGELFLGGLNGFNHFYPEHVTMDQHAPRVHFTDFKLFNRTVKPGPEAPITSDINHSDKMMLNHRQSVFTIEYLAIHFTHAEKNQFAYQLEGFETAWNYVGSLKQATYTNLDAGIYTFKVKAANHDGVWGKERHLTIEVLPPWWETFWFRFLVGFGLISVLLSVFWLRVSFLKAQRSKLQSEVERQTKELKSTNEELQRLGKFKEVITGMLVHDLKNPLHLILGLSDQKKDKDLREINLSGRRMLYMVSNMLDVQKFEETSMKLDKTSIDLNRLVEETLHQFELILKSKSLRFVNQVANMHALGDVELLGRVLQNLFSNAAKYTPYGGTITISAKEQDERIVIEVTDTGEGIAEKDRDRIFEKFHQADPKKLGDTSSTGLGLTFCKMVITAHEGIIGVRSKLGEGATFYFDIARSSQIGTARDKMATEALQEDLSPEELTIIRSITPTLANLRLYEVSKIESLVNSIEETEQIKQWKSALKTAAYHWDEERYQKLTSI, from the coding sequence GTGTCACAACCAAAACGTTTCGTCGGTTTTGTCTTGTTGTGGTTGACGATCCTTTTCGGCGGATGGAGTCAGTCCAGTCCCCCTGATCTATACTTCAAGCATTATTTCGAAAAGTTCTCTATCACCAACATAAGCTCCATTGTTCAGGATACCTCCGGATTTGTATGGATAGGTACAGCTGCTGGGCTCAACCGCTTCGATGGGCTGGAGTTTTCAATTTTCGAAGCATCACAATCTGATACCACGTCGCTCACTGATAATAGGATCAATGACCTGATGATCGATCGACAAGGACGGCTTTGGATTGCTACCTATCAAGATCTGATGTGGTATGATCATGCCACCAACCATTTTCGGGTGGTCGATCGTTTTGATGATCCGGTATTGGAAATAGATGCCCTTACACTTGAGGAGGACCAACAAGGTGCCATATGGATTGGGACTTTGCATGGTTTGTACCAGACAAACAACTCTTTTCAGCACCTGATCCGCCCGGGAGACCATTATGCCCGGCTCAATGAAATGCAGATCAATGACCTGTTTTTTGATAAACAGGATCATTTATGGATTGGTACCAATCATCAATTAATCAAAACAGACCATCAGCAACAGCAGGTGATTCTAGATGAAGTAGAAGTGACAGCCATTTCGCAATTAGGACAATCTATCTGGGTTGGGACTCGATCAAAAGGCCTGTTTCAGCTGTCCATTACCGGAGAGATTATGGATCAATTTCATTTAGCTGGAGCCACAGAAGAAGGTAATAGCAATCGGATTTTTGACATACTCCCGGATTCGCAAGGTCTGTTATGGGTGGGGACGGAAATCGGAGGTCTACAATTGTATCAACCCGGACTTAACCAATTTTATGCCTATTACAAAGGACTGGATGAAGGCAGTTTAAAGAGCAATTCGGTATGGGAGGTGTTCGAAGATCGTTCGGGGCGTATTTGGTTGGGAACCAACAATCAAGGCGTATTCGTGCATGATGAGAATTATTCAAAATTTGAACAAGTCACCCCGCAGCGTGGACAGACTCAACAATTGAAATTTGGGACGGTAAGCGCTTTTTTACCAGTTTCCAAAGGCCTTTGGATAGGCACGGATGGGGGTGGTGTTTCAGTTTATGATAGCATAACCGGGAAGTTCGATTTCTTTGATAAGACCCGATCCGGAGGCAGTCTGGGAAGTGATGAAGTGCTTACGATGTATCAGGATTCGGAAGAGGATATTTGGGTAGGTAATTGGGGAGGTGGGCTGAATCGATATGAAGCTAAGCAGCAGCATTTTCAGACTTATTTACATGATGACAGTGATCCCCAATCAATCGGTAGCGATAATGTTTTTGCGATCAGAGAAGATCAGGAGGGTGGTATTTGGTGCACGACCTGGGGTAAGGGATTGAGTCGGTTGGATAAAACTTCGGGTGCCTTTTCACATATCGGATATGAGGCTTACAATCCGAATTATCTTTCTTCGGATTTGACGTATGATCTGGAGATTGATTCCGATGGGAACTTGTGGGTAGCAACTGTTTTGGGATTAGACAAAGTGATCCTGTTTGCGGATACGTTTCGGGTCACCCATTTCACACATAATCCGGAGGATCCAACAAGTCTCAGCAGCCTCAACGTCAATAGTATCCTGATCGATTCACGAGAACGAATTTGGGTTGGGACCAAATTCGGATTGAATATCCTACAATCCGAAAATGAAGGATTTGAACGATTCTTCAAGGAAGATGGATTGTCAGATAATGACATCAAAAGTGTCACAGAGGATGACCAGGGTGATTTTTGGGTAGCAACAGGCAATGGATTAACCAAAGTGTCGAATAAAAATGGACAATGGATATTTGAGGTCTTTGATGAATCGGATGGCATCCTGTCACGCGAGTTTTTCAACAATGCAAGCCTGAAAACATCGACGGGCGAACTATTTCTGGGTGGATTGAATGGATTCAATCACTTTTACCCGGAACATGTGACTATGGATCAGCATGCACCCAGGGTTCATTTTACAGATTTCAAACTCTTCAATCGAACGGTTAAACCTGGACCAGAAGCACCCATAACATCAGATATCAATCACTCGGATAAGATGATGCTGAATCATCGGCAATCGGTTTTCACCATTGAGTACCTTGCGATCCATTTTACCCATGCCGAGAAGAATCAATTTGCTTATCAATTGGAAGGATTTGAAACCGCATGGAATTATGTCGGCTCCTTGAAACAAGCGACCTATACCAACCTCGATGCGGGTATTTATACGTTCAAAGTAAAAGCCGCAAACCACGATGGTGTTTGGGGGAAAGAACGTCATTTGACCATAGAAGTGCTGCCGCCCTGGTGGGAGACCTTTTGGTTTCGGTTTCTGGTTGGCTTTGGATTGATTTCGGTATTGTTATCGGTTTTTTGGCTGAGGGTCAGTTTCTTAAAGGCGCAACGGTCCAAGTTACAATCAGAAGTTGAACGACAGACAAAAGAGCTCAAATCGACCAATGAGGAACTGCAACGCTTAGGTAAATTCAAAGAAGTGATCACCGGTATGCTGGTACATGACTTGAAGAATCCGCTTCACCTGATCCTGGGGCTGTCCGATCAAAAGAAGGACAAAGACCTGAGGGAGATCAATCTGTCCGGAAGACGCATGTTGTACATGGTGAGTAACATGCTGGATGTGCAGAAGTTTGAAGAGACCAGTATGAAGCTAGATAAGACCTCTATTGATCTGAATCGGCTGGTAGAAGAAACCCTACACCAATTCGAACTGATTCTGAAATCCAAAAGTCTTCGTTTTGTGAATCAAGTGGCCAATATGCATGCTCTTGGGGATGTGGAGTTGTTAGGTCGGGTCTTACAAAACTTATTTTCCAATGCCGCAAAATACACGCCTTACGGAGGTACCATCACCATTAGTGCCAAAGAACAGGATGAGCGTATTGTGATCGAAGTGACCGACACTGGGGAGGGAATTGCAGAAAAGGATCGGGACAGAATTTTTGAGAAATTCCATCAAGCTGATCCTAAAAAGCTTGGGGATACTTCATCGACAGGGTTAGGGCTTACTTTTTGTAAAATGGTGATCACTGCTCATGAAGGAATTATTGGTGTCCGATCCAAACTCGGCGAAGGAGCAACTTTTTATTTTGATATTGCCCGATCCTCCCAGATTGGTACGGCTAGAGATAAAATGGCTACTGAAGCGCTACAAGAAGATCTGTCTCCGGAAGAATTGACCATTATACGATCGATTACCCCGACGCTGGCCAATTTGCGCTTATATGAAGTCAGTAAGATAGAATCTTTAGTCAACAGTATCGAAGAAACAGAGCAGATCAAACAATGGAAATCGGCACTTAAAACCGCGGCCTATCATTGGGATGAGGAACGTTATCAGAAATTGACTAGCATATAG
- a CDS encoding S41 family peptidase gives MKISRLLILVLSFMYFGQIHAQDDPLWMRYPAISPDGNHILFNYKGDIFKVPTSGGTAIPLTISESYEYSAVWSHDGQQIAFASDRYGNFDVFVMPSSGGEAQRLTYHSTAEKPSDFSTDDQNVIFSAVRQDLHSNVQFPSGVMAELYSVPVSGGRVSQVFTSPGHDATYSPNGELIIYHDRKGYENDWRKHHTSSVTRDVWVYNTTTNQHQQLSSWEGENRNPIFDGNNNDYYYLSEQSGSFNIHKSGINIAGNNTQITSFDKHPVRFLTRAQNGTLCFSFHGEIYTMTPGSQATKVDISFGFDGRQNLDKTVKVNRRFTESSLSPNGKEFAYIFRGEVFVSSIDHGTTKRITNTPYQERSVGFSPDGKSLVYAAEVNDSWNIYTTSIKRSDESYFFNSTLLEVATIIATDAEEFQPSYSPDGKEIAYLENRTAVKVINLNTKATRTILSGDHNYSYSDGDMWYQWSPDSKWFLVQYGPKERMFWPEVGLIEASGNGNLRNLTQSGYRDFVPKWAKDGEMAIWMSTRQGNRTENGFISQGDVFGMFLTQQGWDEFRLSKEDFELLKDQKDSDEKSDDADDDSDKSKKKNKSKKDSDEDKADEPLLTFDWEGMADRKAKLTVHTSSASDFLLSKEGDKLFYVTRFEGRSDIWSTDLRSKETKKFAKIGANRISMELSKKGDFLLVLADGSPKKVDTKSGKVTGISTKGEMILKQDEEHAYIFEHAWRQVREKFYVVDLQGVDWEFYKEAYAPFLPYINNNYDFAEMLSEMLGELNASHTGSGYVAFDPDGDQTASLGLLYDYAHQGNGLRVAEVLKGGPLNTAKSKVKPGHVIEGIDGTSITPAMDFYQLLNRKAGDNVLLSILDPTNGTRWEEVVKPTSLGAENQLLYKRWVDTRRAETLRLSDGKLGYVHVRSMNDPSMRVVFEDALGKHISAEALIVDTRFNGGGNLHDVLSDFLVGKKYMDIIPHGQNIGYQPWNRWIKPSIVLMGESNYSDAHLFPVAYKIKNGGQTLGMPVPGTGTFVWWETQIDPSLYFGIPMGGWRPLGQPFLENNQMEPDIRVPNEPGQMAIGRDQQLEEAVKVLLGN, from the coding sequence ATGAAAATCTCACGTCTTTTAATTCTGGTCCTATCGTTTATGTACTTTGGCCAAATACACGCTCAGGACGATCCCCTCTGGATGAGGTATCCGGCCATATCGCCGGATGGCAATCACATCTTGTTTAATTATAAGGGGGACATCTTCAAAGTACCTACTTCCGGAGGTACAGCAATTCCTCTGACCATTAGCGAAAGTTACGAGTACTCCGCTGTTTGGAGTCATGATGGACAGCAGATCGCATTTGCTTCTGACCGTTATGGCAATTTTGATGTTTTTGTGATGCCTTCATCCGGAGGTGAAGCGCAACGATTGACCTATCATTCTACTGCCGAAAAGCCCAGTGACTTCAGTACAGATGATCAAAATGTGATCTTCTCAGCCGTTCGACAAGATCTACATTCGAATGTTCAATTCCCTTCAGGGGTCATGGCCGAGTTGTACAGTGTACCAGTATCAGGCGGAAGGGTTAGTCAGGTATTTACTTCGCCAGGACATGATGCCACTTACAGCCCAAATGGTGAATTGATCATTTATCATGACCGCAAGGGATATGAAAATGACTGGCGCAAGCACCATACCTCTTCAGTCACTCGAGATGTTTGGGTGTACAACACTACGACGAACCAGCATCAGCAGCTTTCTTCATGGGAAGGAGAAAACAGAAATCCTATATTCGATGGCAATAACAATGACTACTATTATCTTTCAGAACAAAGTGGTTCCTTCAATATTCACAAAAGCGGCATCAACATTGCAGGTAATAACACGCAGATCACCTCTTTTGATAAACATCCGGTCCGATTTCTGACCCGAGCCCAGAATGGCACTTTGTGCTTCAGTTTCCATGGCGAGATCTACACCATGACACCTGGGAGTCAAGCAACCAAAGTCGACATCTCTTTCGGATTTGATGGGCGTCAAAATCTTGATAAAACGGTAAAAGTGAATCGGAGATTTACAGAATCCAGCCTTTCCCCCAACGGCAAGGAATTCGCGTACATTTTTCGAGGTGAGGTCTTTGTGAGCAGTATTGATCACGGTACTACTAAAAGGATCACCAACACTCCCTACCAGGAAAGAAGTGTCGGTTTCAGTCCTGATGGGAAATCCCTGGTTTACGCTGCGGAGGTCAATGACAGCTGGAATATTTACACTACTTCTATCAAACGAAGCGATGAATCGTACTTCTTCAATTCTACCCTGCTCGAAGTAGCAACCATCATTGCCACAGACGCAGAAGAATTCCAACCGTCCTATTCCCCGGATGGCAAAGAGATCGCATACCTGGAAAATCGCACAGCGGTCAAAGTGATTAACCTTAACACCAAAGCTACCCGGACCATTCTTTCAGGAGACCACAACTACTCCTACTCCGATGGCGACATGTGGTACCAATGGTCTCCGGACAGTAAATGGTTTTTGGTACAATATGGACCGAAAGAACGGATGTTTTGGCCAGAAGTCGGATTGATTGAAGCCTCCGGAAATGGAAATCTCAGGAACCTGACACAAAGTGGTTACCGGGATTTTGTTCCTAAATGGGCGAAAGATGGGGAAATGGCCATTTGGATGTCTACCCGACAGGGAAATCGTACTGAAAATGGCTTTATCAGTCAAGGCGACGTTTTCGGGATGTTCCTAACTCAACAAGGCTGGGATGAGTTCCGATTATCGAAAGAAGATTTTGAATTATTGAAAGACCAAAAGGATTCAGACGAAAAGAGTGATGATGCTGATGACGATTCGGATAAATCCAAAAAGAAAAACAAGTCTAAAAAAGATAGCGACGAGGACAAAGCCGATGAGCCATTGTTGACCTTCGATTGGGAAGGTATGGCAGACCGCAAAGCCAAGTTGACCGTCCACACATCCAGCGCTTCCGATTTTCTACTTTCAAAGGAAGGGGACAAACTCTTCTATGTTACCCGATTCGAAGGCAGAAGTGATATCTGGTCCACTGATTTACGTTCCAAAGAGACCAAGAAATTTGCAAAGATTGGTGCCAATCGGATCAGTATGGAATTATCGAAAAAAGGTGATTTCTTACTTGTTCTGGCAGATGGTTCTCCGAAAAAAGTAGACACCAAAAGCGGAAAAGTGACCGGTATCAGTACGAAAGGTGAAATGATCCTGAAACAAGACGAAGAACACGCCTACATTTTCGAGCATGCCTGGCGACAAGTACGAGAGAAGTTCTACGTCGTTGACCTTCAAGGTGTGGACTGGGAATTTTACAAGGAAGCTTACGCGCCTTTCCTTCCCTACATCAACAACAATTATGACTTTGCTGAAATGTTGAGTGAAATGCTAGGCGAACTCAACGCGTCTCATACAGGCAGCGGCTACGTAGCGTTTGATCCTGATGGAGATCAGACAGCTTCTTTAGGACTTTTATATGATTACGCCCATCAAGGCAATGGCCTTCGGGTGGCTGAAGTATTGAAAGGTGGACCTTTAAATACAGCTAAATCCAAGGTGAAGCCTGGTCATGTCATCGAAGGCATCGATGGCACATCCATTACCCCTGCCATGGATTTCTATCAGCTGCTGAATCGAAAAGCGGGAGATAATGTGTTGCTATCCATTCTGGATCCCACTAATGGAACACGCTGGGAAGAGGTGGTAAAACCCACTTCTTTAGGTGCAGAAAACCAATTGCTGTATAAACGATGGGTCGACACCCGTCGTGCAGAAACCCTGCGATTGTCTGATGGAAAACTAGGCTATGTACACGTACGCAGCATGAATGACCCCAGCATGCGGGTGGTCTTTGAGGATGCACTCGGCAAACACATTTCTGCTGAAGCATTGATCGTTGATACACGATTCAATGGGGGCGGAAACCTACACGATGTACTATCTGACTTTCTTGTTGGTAAAAAATACATGGACATCATTCCACACGGACAAAACATTGGCTATCAACCATGGAACCGATGGATCAAGCCCTCTATCGTATTAATGGGTGAAAGTAACTATTCAGATGCTCACCTGTTCCCAGTAGCTTACAAAATCAAAAACGGTGGTCAAACCCTTGGAATGCCTGTACCCGGAACAGGAACCTTCGTTTGGTGGGAGACACAAATTGACCCGAGTCTCTATTTCGGGATTCCAATGGGTGGCTGGAGACCCCTTGGTCAGCCCTTTTTGGAAAACAACCAAATGGAACCAGACATCCGTGTACCTAACGAGCCTGGTCAAATGGCCATTGGTCGCGACCAACAGTTAGAAGAAGCGGTGAAGGTGCTGTTGGGTAATTAA
- a CDS encoding proton-conducting transporter membrane subunit: protein MLNPVYPYIPLVAAYTLLAFAYLVTSKSAKGNSNLGSTATMVGLLGIISSVSSLIIVLNVGTIHTPLLGIDGLGFSLRLDTLSTSMLTMIAILGFTILKFSNHYMDGDPRKGVFFRRLAITIASVQLLVLSGNIFQLFTFWVITSICLHYLLKFYKDRPQAISAARKKFIVARVGDLSLLIAGLLIYLEIGSGELAEIFEGIQAVSALTTPLVAATVLLVIAAILKSAQFPTHGWLIEVVETPTPVSALLHAGLLNAGPFLMVRMGFLMIESTTASILLIVIGGFTALFASVVYMTQSSVKTALGYSSVAHMGFSLLICGFGVHTAAILHVVAHSFYKAHAFLSSGSVIDLVRARRIAAPKRNGSFVRITFGIAFALGIYTLACFLWGVNPNEDFGLMVTGAIIVMGISQVFVALTDTKSTINTLLASAGIASFVAASFFTLEHGASVLLSDQLPLYFEPGIAVRTAAVIVIGTYATVVFLQLIAPTMNRSSLGYRLGVHIRNGLYVNVIFDRMIGSLKNEKFKWVNLKIQEDQDHLKDYSQEEYSEANAATN from the coding sequence ATGCTAAACCCTGTTTATCCTTATATTCCTCTTGTTGCTGCCTACACGTTGTTGGCTTTCGCCTACCTGGTGACCAGCAAAAGCGCCAAAGGCAACAGCAACCTGGGGTCTACAGCAACCATGGTAGGACTGCTCGGAATCATTAGTTCCGTATCCAGTCTTATCATCGTGTTGAACGTTGGGACAATACATACACCATTATTAGGAATTGATGGTCTCGGATTCTCTCTGCGATTGGATACCCTGAGCACCTCGATGCTCACCATGATCGCTATTTTGGGGTTCACGATCCTCAAATTCAGCAATCATTACATGGATGGTGATCCGCGAAAAGGTGTCTTTTTCAGAAGGTTGGCCATTACAATTGCTTCTGTCCAGCTATTGGTACTTTCAGGTAATATCTTCCAGTTATTCACCTTCTGGGTGATCACCAGTATCTGCTTGCATTACCTGCTCAAGTTCTACAAAGACCGGCCTCAAGCCATCAGCGCAGCTCGGAAAAAATTCATTGTAGCAAGAGTCGGTGACCTTAGTTTGCTGATTGCCGGACTGCTGATCTACCTGGAAATAGGATCCGGTGAATTGGCGGAGATCTTCGAGGGTATTCAGGCCGTGAGTGCATTGACAACCCCATTAGTCGCGGCAACCGTATTATTGGTGATCGCAGCTATCCTCAAATCGGCGCAGTTCCCCACACATGGCTGGTTGATCGAGGTAGTAGAAACGCCTACTCCAGTATCGGCTTTGTTACATGCGGGACTGTTGAATGCTGGCCCTTTTCTGATGGTCAGAATGGGCTTCTTAATGATTGAATCTACAACAGCTTCTATCCTACTTATTGTAATCGGTGGGTTTACGGCCTTATTCGCCTCAGTAGTTTACATGACTCAATCTTCGGTAAAGACGGCTTTGGGATATTCCAGTGTGGCTCACATGGGATTTTCCTTGCTGATCTGTGGTTTTGGCGTCCATACGGCAGCCATTCTGCATGTGGTAGCGCATTCATTTTATAAAGCGCACGCTTTCCTTTCTTCAGGAAGTGTGATCGATCTCGTACGTGCAAGAAGAATTGCCGCACCCAAAAGAAACGGTTCTTTCGTCAGAATCACTTTTGGCATTGCCTTCGCCTTAGGAATCTATACACTGGCTTGCTTCCTCTGGGGTGTAAATCCCAATGAAGATTTCGGGTTGATGGTCACCGGGGCCATCATTGTCATGGGGATCAGTCAGGTATTTGTTGCGCTGACTGATACAAAAAGCACCATCAACACCCTTTTGGCATCCGCAGGAATCGCTTCGTTCGTGGCTGCTTCTTTCTTCACACTAGAACACGGAGCCAGTGTACTATTGTCTGATCAGCTGCCCTTATATTTCGAGCCAGGTATAGCTGTTCGCACAGCGGCTGTCATTGTTATAGGTACCTATGCAACAGTCGTTTTCCTTCAACTGATTGCACCTACAATGAATCGCAGCTCACTGGGTTATCGACTGGGAGTACACATTAGAAACGGTCTTTATGTCAATGTCATCTTTGATCGCATGATCGGCTCTTTGAAAAACGAAAAATTCAAATGGGTAAACCTGAAAATTCAGGAAGATCAGGATCATTTAAAAGATTATTCTCAAGAAGAGTATTCAGAGGCTAACGCCGCCACCAACTAA
- a CDS encoding DUF2309 domain-containing protein encodes MLSVQTEPNISQVRKSLRPTVNKMAPLWSLENFVAVNPYLGMAEMNFANAMDFLNKSSHVNATLPIQFYLKALDSGEMRKEDVAEALKENRFGIFENADEFIESVRDGAANTPDYQVHTLVDVASEINGKKWRRFMIDRISFWAGAYFDDQQATWNTASRETSLFAAWKQEAEIDFSTEAMGLKGFRQFIKNLPTDHLKAATRALQQLEIPDSMLDYYLHGLMMKMNGWAGFAARIDWDAALQGSESHAVEEFLAILLVWEMALKELLPYPHLNASWILAKEEAKARLQSDEISDSMARQVLLQKAFDHANQRKIIQKINNQKAPINLRRDIKVQAAFCIDVRSELYRRNLEVADDAIETIGFAGFFGFPIEYVPLAHDHGINQCPVLLNTSHTVKEQLDNPDKEKAAIKQRTFSAQIRKAWKAFKSGAVSCFGFVSPLGLYFLPKLLTDSFGLTRPQPYPDHVGLSTNAINGKKVNLSGMSDSATGIPLEDRVNMAHSALKAMSLTEGFAPIVMIVGHGSSTVNNPHGTGLDCGACGGHTGEANARVATAVLNDSEVRSALKSRGVEIPENTQFFPALHDTTTDEVNLLFPSEEIPASHTKEIADLRLSLKVASESARKERAARMNITSGDVSKQIIQRSKDWSQVRPEWGLAGCSSFIVAPRARTAQLNFGGKAFMHNYAWRKDEGFGILEVIMTAPMVVTSWINLQYYASTVDNKKFGAGNKTLHNVVGGLGVLEGSAGDLRTGLPMQSVHDGEKYQHEPQRLNVIIEAPIDEMSKILAKHDSIRNLVDNQWIYLFAINDTGKVTYRYIGDLEWELIA; translated from the coding sequence ATGTTATCAGTTCAAACCGAGCCAAATATTTCACAGGTTCGTAAATCCTTGCGCCCTACGGTGAATAAAATGGCCCCTTTGTGGTCACTGGAAAATTTCGTTGCTGTCAATCCCTATCTGGGTATGGCAGAGATGAATTTTGCAAACGCGATGGACTTTCTCAATAAGAGCAGTCATGTAAACGCTACGCTGCCGATCCAATTTTACCTCAAGGCACTTGATTCAGGGGAAATGCGGAAAGAAGATGTCGCCGAAGCACTCAAAGAAAACCGGTTTGGCATTTTTGAAAATGCGGATGAATTCATTGAAAGTGTTCGCGATGGCGCAGCAAACACACCTGACTACCAGGTGCATACCTTGGTAGATGTGGCCAGTGAGATCAATGGTAAGAAATGGCGTCGCTTCATGATCGACCGTATCTCTTTTTGGGCAGGGGCATATTTTGATGATCAGCAAGCAACGTGGAATACGGCAAGCCGGGAAACCTCTCTGTTTGCAGCCTGGAAACAGGAAGCCGAAATTGATTTCAGTACAGAGGCCATGGGCTTGAAAGGATTTCGTCAATTCATCAAGAACCTGCCAACTGATCATCTAAAAGCCGCTACGCGGGCACTTCAACAACTGGAGATACCCGATTCGATGCTGGATTATTACCTGCATGGATTAATGATGAAGATGAATGGCTGGGCAGGGTTTGCCGCAAGAATTGATTGGGATGCAGCGCTCCAGGGCAGTGAAAGCCATGCAGTAGAAGAGTTTTTAGCTATTCTTCTCGTATGGGAGATGGCATTGAAGGAACTGCTGCCTTATCCGCACCTAAATGCCTCCTGGATTCTTGCCAAGGAGGAAGCAAAGGCTCGCTTACAATCGGATGAGATCAGTGATTCGATGGCCCGCCAGGTGTTGTTGCAAAAAGCATTTGATCATGCCAATCAACGGAAGATCATCCAAAAAATCAACAACCAGAAAGCTCCCATCAACCTAAGGAGAGACATCAAAGTTCAGGCAGCATTTTGCATTGATGTACGCTCGGAATTGTACCGAAGAAACCTGGAAGTAGCGGATGATGCTATTGAAACGATTGGTTTTGCAGGATTCTTTGGATTTCCGATTGAATATGTTCCGCTGGCGCATGATCATGGGATCAATCAATGTCCTGTATTACTAAATACTTCACATACGGTTAAAGAGCAATTGGACAACCCTGATAAGGAAAAAGCGGCCATCAAACAGCGCACTTTCAGTGCGCAGATTCGGAAAGCCTGGAAAGCCTTTAAATCCGGTGCTGTCAGTTGCTTCGGATTTGTCAGCCCATTAGGCCTCTATTTCTTGCCCAAATTACTCACTGATTCTTTTGGTCTTACCCGCCCACAACCGTACCCTGATCACGTAGGCTTGTCTACGAATGCAATCAACGGGAAAAAAGTAAACCTGAGCGGAATGTCCGACAGTGCAACCGGGATTCCATTGGAGGATCGGGTGAACATGGCACATTCAGCCCTGAAGGCCATGTCACTAACGGAGGGCTTCGCTCCAATTGTCATGATCGTCGGCCATGGTTCTTCTACGGTAAACAATCCTCATGGTACCGGACTGGATTGCGGCGCCTGTGGAGGTCATACGGGTGAAGCAAATGCGCGAGTAGCTACAGCTGTGCTTAACGATTCGGAAGTTCGTTCCGCTCTTAAGTCAAGAGGTGTGGAAATTCCCGAGAACACCCAGTTCTTCCCTGCCTTACATGACACCACGACGGACGAAGTGAACCTGTTGTTCCCTTCTGAGGAAATACCAGCATCGCATACCAAAGAGATTGCTGATCTGCGCTTGTCATTGAAAGTAGCCAGCGAGTCTGCACGAAAAGAACGCGCGGCCCGAATGAATATCACGAGTGGTGACGTTAGTAAGCAAATCATTCAACGAAGTAAAGATTGGTCACAGGTAAGACCAGAATGGGGCCTTGCTGGTTGTTCTTCCTTCATCGTAGCTCCGAGAGCACGAACAGCACAACTCAACTTCGGCGGAAAAGCGTTCATGCACAATTACGCCTGGCGCAAAGACGAAGGCTTTGGTATCCTGGAAGTGATCATGACCGCTCCAATGGTGGTCACGAGTTGGATCAATTTGCAGTACTATGCTTCAACGGTCGATAACAAGAAGTTTGGCGCCGGTAACAAGACACTGCACAATGTGGTCGGCGGACTTGGTGTTCTGGAAGGTTCAGCTGGCGATCTGAGAACAGGACTCCCGATGCAGTCCGTTCATGATGGAGAAAAATACCAGCACGAACCGCAAAGGCTGAATGTAATCATAGAAGCACCGATTGATGAAATGAGTAAGATCCTGGCGAAGCACGATTCTATCAGAAACCTGGTAGACAACCAGTGGATCTATCTCTTTGCCATCAACGATACGGGCAAGGTGACTTACCGATACATCGGGGACCTGGAATGGGAACTAATCGCATAA